One window of Papaver somniferum cultivar HN1 chromosome 9, ASM357369v1, whole genome shotgun sequence genomic DNA carries:
- the LOC113311800 gene encoding uncharacterized protein LOC113311800 — protein sequence MENLVSSYQAAKGRSRMIKDLWLVTNLAIVTELWKTRNKAYFENAPIHWPGFKGRVYQLIRENSIRMKGHMFNTVEDFKILNYFRVQHRSCKVSIPLEIRWSPPNPDEIMICCDGASMGNPGQAGAGVMFRDANSTVLGDLCVGLGWQTNFYAEACAIIYAKTEMENGQEVFLQLSLHP from the exons ATGGAGAACCTAGTGTCTTCCTACCAGGCTGCAAAAGGTCGTAGTAGGATGATTAAGGACTTGTGGCTGGTCACAAATCTTGCCATTGTCACGGAGCTGTGGAAGACTCGCAACAAGGCCTACTTTGAGAATGCTCCTATTCATTGGCCGGGTTTTAAAGGTCGGGTCTATCAATTGATCCGtgaaaactcaattagaatgaagggTCATATGTTCAACACTGTAGAAGATTTTAAGATCTTGAACTATTTCCGGGTTCAACACAGGTCTTGCAAGGTCTCCATCCCTCTTGAGATTAGATGGTCTCCTCCAAATCCTGATGAGATAATGATTTGCTGCGACGGTGCGTCAATGGGAAACCCAGGCCAAGCTGGTGCGGGGGTTATGTTTCGTGATGCTAATTCAACGGTGCTTGGCGATCTGTGCGTTGGGCTTGGCTGGCAAACCAACTTCTATGCAGAGGCGTGTGCAATCATTTATG CTAAGACAGAAATGGAGAATGGCCAAGAAGTTTTTCTCCAACTTTCGTTACATCCATAG